The Polyodon spathula isolate WHYD16114869_AA chromosome 3, ASM1765450v1, whole genome shotgun sequence genome has a segment encoding these proteins:
- the LOC121312730 gene encoding NFX1-type zinc finger-containing protein 1-like isoform X3 — MASNSSWSGAHSRGCEDHSEQGQSSGSPKGSGSGFRQSWHRGRERCQSENRRSDNSSWKPRNQKESTTGEGNESSQTQERWGIRPPSRGRGFGGGPDRLPFRRDQSGSRERSCGRPLSVAKNFRDFPCQGASDEHHEGRSRFRQDNYCGRRDSEDRRGNRHHLRGRSAAGFLDQPDSRRNAKSGQAYARGSNHSVTSWNNMKLKGKTYIGLKIVKTILSNSNTWRSTGGCPILVVCYTNHALDQFLEGIHKFLRTGLVRVGGRCASEVLQKFSLNNLRRNNMFKQNLPGHLRAMYSVLSENRKDVEEKIQKKAALFESAAKGVLHENVLEDIIISLHGTNLGDIQAVENSRRKKAPSLMLEWLGISLLSHMSRQIGEEDTNQRGSETADCGDKDLAQVDQEEKSHDSRESPDTENEEQNLYESETEETEQGNEGRADENLNNPEIGKWKSYADDVAEAAELLKLADTEEEEDASDIASVTTEGDDAADLLAVTEEADLVQAERMIEDDDVQKQIQQAKRRIDQTKRVVLAYVPEEEKVEVQSKTELYDEGWEITKDMKKKLNRIVKVELLKTDHMPEEEAEQITNLWALSYTQRWHLYRLWLLKYRNDIRRQILEYENEYQRTVNRITELRNQEDQTVLKMAYVIGMTTTCAARYRKVLQDIQPKIVVVEEAAEVLEAHIVTTLTSGCEHLILIGDHQQLRPSATVYELAKNFNLEVSLFERLIRMNLPYVRLDYQHRMRPEIARLLTPHIYDKLENHDSVCLYDNIKGVTTNVFFVEHKHLEESIHEGRSHQNLHEANFVKSLCHYFICQGYEPSQITVLTTYTGQLHCLKKVMPKSKFEGVKLCVVDRYQGEENDIIILSLVRSNQEGKVGFLQIPNRVCVALSRAKKGLFCIGNMGMLSTVPLWSKIMNVLRSNGQIGEALMVRCENHPETANFVSAAEDFLKVPHGGCLERCEYRLNCGHVCTRFCHPYDLDHKDFICRKPCSKTLCDDGHTCPKQCSAKCGKCKVIVTKTLPKCGHEQKMPCSEPLETFSCHMQCNKPLSCGHLCVRECGDTCTRKCPQNVTVNLDCGHQRSILCYEKQEAEKKNEKILCFVKCEGRLQCGHECFGSCSECSNGMSHVACRSKCKEVLICSHQCQNKCSEECAPCFLPCDHKCFHRKCDQKCCMPCQPCTQPCGWGCKHHQCTKLCFELCDRKPCERPCFRKLKCKHQCIGMCGEPCPKKCRICHADEVQEQFFGKEADPEARFVQLQDCNHSFEVTGFDTWMMPPENNGPIKLNVCPKCNTPIRRSVRYGSVIKRTLIEMEQVKKKTVEMCSTQLLISVTEREEMKKYFPLVLEKLLSKLDKADLTMPKLLLIKDQITILSKLAEIKKNVQLLLPVTFLRDKIDKEVDICSSNITTPIYINFLLEKEVIRISLLAEAYVMSYMHNKPILSSAVMLAHIRCSRSLDKPKELEHIICRLERSVMALKDDEEIKNIRKTLNSLQERLKLHMLFKILEEENHKLLDGAIFRQGQWYKCSQGHVYWNQASGSEQKVGQCPDC; from the exons ATGGCTTCCAATAGCAGTTGGTCTG GAGCACATTCTAGAGGGTGTGAAGATCATTCTGAACAGGGACAGAGTAGTGGCTCCCCAAAAGGTTCAGGCAGTGGATTCAGGCAGTCCTGGCATCGGGGAAGGGAAAGGTGTCAGTCAGAGAACAGGAGAAGTGACAATTCCTCCTGGAAACCCAGGAACCAAAAGG AAAGCACTACTGGAGAGGGCAATGAAAGCAGCCAGACTCAAGAGAGATGGGGAATCAGACCTCCTTCACGCGGACGAGGATTTGGTGGTGGCCCCGATAGACTTCCATTCAGACGTGATCAGAGTGGAAGTAGAGAACGTTCCTGTGGCAGACCCCTTTCTGTTGCAAAGAATTTTCGAGATTTTCCTTGCCAAGGAGCTTCAGATGAACATCATGAAGGGAGAAGCAGGTTTAGGCAAG ATAATTATTGTGGCCGAAGAGACTCTGAAGACAGACGAGGAAACCGTCATCACTTACGAGGAAGGAGTGCTGCAGGGTTTCTTGATCAACCTGACAGCAGGCGCAATGCTAAGTCTGGGCAAGCTTACGCAAGGGGCTCAAATCACAGTGTCACCAGTTGGAACAACATGAAGCTAAAAG GCAAAACATATATTGGTCTGAAAATTGTCAAGACTATCCTTTCTAACTCAAACACTTGGCGCTCAACGGGGGGTTGCCCCATCCTGGTTGTGTGCTACACAAACCATGCACTGGATCAGTTTTTGGAAG GCATTCACAAGTTTTTAAGGACAGGATTGGTCAGAGTAGGAGGACGATGTGCCAGTGAGGTCCTCCAGAAGTTTTCTCTGAACAATTTAAGaagaaataatatgtttaaacAGAATCTGCCTGGACATCTGCGAGCGATGTATTCAGTG ctttcagaaaaccgAAAAGATGTTGAAGAGAAAATCCAAAAGAAAGCAGCTCTTTTTGAAAGTGCTGCAAAAGGAGTTCTTCATGAGAATGTCCTGGAAGATATTATTATTTCACTTCATGGGACTAACCTAGGGGACATACAG gCTGTGGAAAATTCCCGCAGAAAGAAAGCCCCCTCGCTAATGTTAGAATGGCTAGGAATTTCACTCCTGAGCCATATGTCGAGGCAAATTGGTGAGGAAGACACCAATCAAA ggGGTAGTGAGACTGCTGATTGTGGTGATAAAGATTTAGCTCAAGTGGATCAAGAGGAGAAAAGCCATGATAGCAGGGAGTCTCCAGACACTGAAAATG AAGAACAGAATCTATATGAATCTGAAACTGAAGAAACAGAACAAGGTAAtg AGGGCAGAGCTGATGAAAACTTAAACAATCCGGAGATTGGAAAGTGGAAGTCATATGCAGATGATGTAGCTGAAGCAGCTGAATTACTGAAGCTTGCAGACACTGAGGAAGAAG AAGATGCTTCTGATATAGCAAGTGTGACTACAGAAGGCGATGATGCAGCTGATTTGCTCGCAGTCACTGAAGAGGCTGACCTTGTTCAGGCCGAGAGGATGATAGAAGATGATGATGTGCAAAAGCAGATCCAACAAGCTAAGAGGAGAATTGATCAAACAAAGAGGGTGGTTCTGGCTTATGTACCAGAAGAAGAGAAAGTGGAGGTGCAAAGCAAGACTGAACTTTACGATGAAGGGTGGGAG atAACAAAAGATATGAAGAAAAAACTGAATCGCATTGTCAAGGTGGAGCTTCTAAAAACTGACCACATGCCAGAGGAAGAAGCTGAACAGATCACCAACCTCTGGGCTCTGTCTTATACACAACGCTGGCATCTTTACAG GCTGTGGCTTTTGAAATATCGGAATGATATCAGACGGCAGATTCTGGAATATGAGAATGAGTATCAGAGAACAGTTAACAGGATCACTGAACTGCGAAACCAGGAGGATCAAACTGTCCTGAAAATGGCATATGTTATTGGAATGACAACAACAT GTGCTGCCAGATATAGGAAGGTCTTACAGGATATTCAGCCCAAGATTGTGGTGGTTGAGGAAGCAGCTGAAGTGCTGGAGGCTCACATAGTGACAACTCTGACTTCTGGATGCGAGCATCTTATCTTAATAGGAGACCACCAGCAG CTTCGTCCAAGTGCCACAGTGTATGAACTGGCAAAAAATTTCAACCTGGAGGTATCATTGTTTGAGAGGCTTATAAGGATGAATCTCCCGTACGTCCGCCTTGATTATCAG CATCGCATGCGTCCTGAAATTGCTCGACTGCTAACACCACACATCTATGACAAGCTGGAGAACCatgactctgtctgtctgtatgatAACATTAAG GGAGTTACTACAAATGTCTTCTTTGTGGAACACAAGCACCTTGAAGAAAGCATCCACGAAGGACGAAGCCACCAGAACCTACACGAGGCTAACTTTGTCAAATCACTCTGCCATTACTTTATCTGTCAGGGATATGAGCCCTCTCAGATAACGGTTCTTACCACGTACACAGGACAGCTCCATTGCTTAAAGAAAGTCATGCCCAAGAGTAAATTTGAAGGAGTTAAACTGTGTGTGGTTGATAGGTACCAAGGGGAGGAGAATGATATTATAATCCTTTCTTTAGTTAGGAGTAATCAAGAAGGGAAGGTGGGTTTTTTGCAGATTCCAAACCGAGTTTGTGTTGCTTTGTCCAGGGCAAAGAAAGGCTTGTTCTGTATTGGCAACATGGGTATGCTCTCAACTGTCCCGCTGTGGAGTAAAATTATGAATGTGTTACGCAGCAATGGGCAGATAGGAGAGGCTCTAATGGTTCGCTGTGAAAATCACCCCGAAACTGCTAACTTTGTTTCTGCAGCAGAAGACTTCCTCAAAGTGCCACATGGGGGATGCTTAGAGCGCTGTGAGTATCGGCTGAATTGTGGCCATGTCTGCACCAGGTTTTGCCATCCATATGACTTGGATCATAAGGATTTCATCTGCAGAAAGCCCTGTTCTAAAACACTGTGTGACGATGGGCACACATGTCCAAAGCAGTGCTCTGCCAAATGTGGCAAGTGTAAGGTGATTGTCACCAAAACGTTACCCAAGTGTGGTCATGAGCAGAAGATGCCCTGTTCAGAGCCTCTGGAAACTTTTTCGTGCCACATGCAGTGCAACAAACCCTTATCCTGCGGTCACTTGTGTGTTCGTGAATGTGGTGACACGTGTACCCGCAAATGCCCGCAGAATGTGACAGTTAACCTAGACTGCGGTCATCAAAGGAGCATTTTATGTTACGAAAAgcaagaagctgaaaaaaaaaatgagaagatactttgttttgtaaaatgtgaagGCAGGCTGCAGTGTGGACATGAGTGTTTTGGTAGCTGTAGTGAATGTTCTAATGGAATGTCACATGTTGCATGTCGTTCTAAATGCAAGGAAGTGCTAATTTGTTCCCACCAATGTCAAAATAAGTGTTCTGAGGAATGCGCTCCGTGTTTTCTTCCTTGTGACCACAAATGTTTCCATCGAAAGTGTGATCAAAAGTGCTGCATGCCCTGTCAACCCTGCACACAGCCATGTGGCTGGGGATGCAAGCATCATCAGTGCACAAAGCTATGCTTTGAACTTTGTGACAGAAAGCCTTGTGAACGGCCTTGCTTTCGAAAgcttaaatgtaaacatcaatgCATTGGTATGTGTGGGGAACCATGTCCAAAGAAGTGTCGCATATGTCATGCAGATGAAGTTCAAGAACAGTTTTTTGGGAAAGAGGCTGATCCAGAGGCCAGGTTTGTCCAACTTCAGGACTGCAATCATAGCTTTGAGGTGACTGGGTTTGACACGTGGATGATGCCTCCTGAAAACAATGGCCCGATCAAACTGAATGTGTGCCCCAAGTGCAACACTCCTATCCGGAGAAGTGTGCGCTATGGTTCTGTCATCAAGAGAACACTGATTGAAATGGAGCAGGTGAAAAAGAAGACAGTTGAGATGTGCTCAACACAACTTCTAATCTCAGTAACTGAACGAGaggaaatgaaaaaatattttccattagTTCTTGAAAAGCTTCTGTCAAAGTTGGATAAAGCTGATTTGACGATGCCCAAGCTGCTCCTCATTAAAGATCAGATTACCATTCTCTCAAAGCTggcagaaataaaaaagaatgttcaGCTGCTTTTGCCAGTCACCTTCCTCCGAGACAAAATCGACAAGGAAGTAGACATTTGCAGTTCAAACATAACAACGCCAATATACATTAATTTCCTCCTTGAAAAAGAAGTCATAAGGATTTCACTCTTAGCTGAGGCCTACGTCATGTCCTACATGCATAACAAACCTATACTATCCTCTGCAGTCATGTTGGCCCATATTAGGTGTTCACGATCACTTGATAAGCCAAAAGAACTTGAACACATAATTTGTCGTCTGGAACGTAGTGTGATGGCACTTAAAGACGAcgaggaaataaaaaatattcgGAAAACGCTTAACAGCCTCCAGGAGAGGCTCAAGTTGCACATGTTGTTTAAGATTTTGGAAGAGGAAAATCACAAACTGCTTGACGGTGCCATTTTTAGACAGGGCCAGTGGTACAAGTGCAGTCAGGGACATGTTTACTGGAACCAGGCAAGTGGAAGTGAACAAAAGGTCGGCCAGTGTCCAGATTGTTAa
- the LOC121312730 gene encoding NFX1-type zinc finger-containing protein 1-like isoform X2, protein MASNSSWSGAHSRGCEDHSEQGQSSGSPKGSGSGFRQSWHRGRERCQSENRRSDNSSWKPRNQKESTTGEGNESSQTQERWGIRPPSRGRGFGGGPDRLPFRRDQSGSRERSCGRPLSVAKNFRDFPCQGASDEHHEGRSRFRQDNYCGRRDSEDRRGNRHHLRGRSAAGFLDQPDSRRNAKSGQAYARGSNHSVTSWNNMKLKDYSRNNDKDDFRKLAGKRAGSHPSLLAISKGWDSDQRGQSNEKFQNQSRTPRVNNLDYRALKKIFEMEPSDVVMKLASPGSGLKEFLSHEDMTDELIAIALEVLGKACSSKSNRENLQHLLIDVKESRFLKRLLPMYVMRMSRHNDSVKREQSIMQVDQILALHQTLISVFPASTILDVSLIVALLQTEITYLQSTGLTIPKETENSITSLQRIITHLQEKKREGTLRSDNYTYITGNLEELDIEDFRYMSIFPTYEDIHLTAKPFMRPNIIGQRFEDTKTYLDTHFRLLREDFIRPLRDGISQVLKFDGKDLRKGRFDDIRIYLNAYILSPICTHKGILYRVQFGIDNLKSVNWESSKRLLYGALVCLSRDNFETMIFATVANRDVKDLQNGITTLDFTEESRLKLSEFQENDYFLMVETTAFFEAYRHVLGGLKEMALGELPMQKYIVSCDTNISAPQYLMNHRHTYSLQSLTTEGPVRIQELEKSVSTEESDSSDTSDTDDILARQDFKELLGLPWRERHDVLNFADWPSKQLLKLDDSQLQAVQMALTKELAIIQGPPGTGKTYIGLKIVKTILSNSNTWRSTGGCPILVVCYTNHALDQFLEGIHKFLRTGLVRVGGRCASEVLQKFSLNNLRRNNMFKQNLPGHLRAMYSVLSENRKDVEEKIQKKAALFESAAKGVLHENVLEDIIISLHGTNLGDIQAVENSRRKKAPSLMLEWLGISLLSHMSRQIGEEDTNQRGSETADCGDKDLAQVDQEEKSHDSRESPDTENEEQNLYESETEETEQEGRADENLNNPEIGKWKSYADDVAEAAELLKLADTEEEEDASDIASVTTEGDDAADLLAVTEEADLVQAERMIEDDDVQKQIQQAKRRIDQTKRVVLAYVPEEEKVEVQSKTELYDEGWEITKDMKKKLNRIVKVELLKTDHMPEEEAEQITNLWALSYTQRWHLYRLWLLKYRNDIRRQILEYENEYQRTVNRITELRNQEDQTVLKMAYVIGMTTTCAARYRKVLQDIQPKIVVVEEAAEVLEAHIVTTLTSGCEHLILIGDHQQLRPSATVYELAKNFNLEVSLFERLIRMNLPYVRLDYQHRMRPEIARLLTPHIYDKLENHDSVCLYDNIKGVTTNVFFVEHKHLEESIHEGRSHQNLHEANFVKSLCHYFICQGYEPSQITVLTTYTGQLHCLKKVMPKSKFEGVKLCVVDRYQGEENDIIILSLVRSNQEGKVGFLQIPNRVCVALSRAKKGLFCIGNMGMLSTVPLWSKIMNVLRSNGQIGEALMVRCENHPETANFVSAAEDFLKVPHGGCLERCEYRLNCGHVCTRFCHPYDLDHKDFICRKPCSKTLCDDGHTCPKQCSAKCGKCKVIVTKTLPKCGHEQKMPCSEPLETFSCHMQCNKPLSCGHLCVRECGDTCTRKCPQNVTVNLDCGHQRSILCYEKQEAEKKNEKILCFVKCEGRLQCGHECFGSCSECSNGMSHVACRSKCKEVLICSHQCQNKCSEECAPCFLPCDHKCFHRKCDQKCCMPCQPCTQPCGWGCKHHQCTKLCFELCDRKPCERPCFRKLKCKHQCIGMCGEPCPKKCRICHADEVQEQFFGKEADPEARFVQLQDCNHSFEVTGFDTWMMPPENNGPIKLNVCPKCNTPIRRSVRYGSVIKRTLIEMEQVKKKTVEMCSTQLLISVTEREEMKKYFPLVLEKLLSKLDKADLTMPKLLLIKDQITILSKLAEIKKNVQLLLPVTFLRDKIDKEVDICSSNITTPIYINFLLEKEVIRISLLAEAYVMSYMHNKPILSSAVMLAHIRCSRSLDKPKELEHIICRLERSVMALKDDEEIKNIRKTLNSLQERLKLHMLFKILEEENHKLLDGAIFRQGQWYKCSQGHVYWNQASGSEQKVGQCPDC, encoded by the exons ATGGCTTCCAATAGCAGTTGGTCTG GAGCACATTCTAGAGGGTGTGAAGATCATTCTGAACAGGGACAGAGTAGTGGCTCCCCAAAAGGTTCAGGCAGTGGATTCAGGCAGTCCTGGCATCGGGGAAGGGAAAGGTGTCAGTCAGAGAACAGGAGAAGTGACAATTCCTCCTGGAAACCCAGGAACCAAAAGG AAAGCACTACTGGAGAGGGCAATGAAAGCAGCCAGACTCAAGAGAGATGGGGAATCAGACCTCCTTCACGCGGACGAGGATTTGGTGGTGGCCCCGATAGACTTCCATTCAGACGTGATCAGAGTGGAAGTAGAGAACGTTCCTGTGGCAGACCCCTTTCTGTTGCAAAGAATTTTCGAGATTTTCCTTGCCAAGGAGCTTCAGATGAACATCATGAAGGGAGAAGCAGGTTTAGGCAAG ATAATTATTGTGGCCGAAGAGACTCTGAAGACAGACGAGGAAACCGTCATCACTTACGAGGAAGGAGTGCTGCAGGGTTTCTTGATCAACCTGACAGCAGGCGCAATGCTAAGTCTGGGCAAGCTTACGCAAGGGGCTCAAATCACAGTGTCACCAGTTGGAACAACATGAAGCTAAAAG ATTACAGCAGAAACAATGACAAAGATGACTTTCGGAAGCTAGCAGGAAAAAGGGCAGGAAGTCATCCCAGCCTTTTAGCCATCTCCAAAGGCTGGGATTCAGATCAACGTGGCCAAAGTAATGAGAAGTTCCAAAATCAAAGCCGGACTCCCAGGGTCAATAATTTAGACTACAGAGCTCTAAAAAAGATTTTCGAAATGGAGCCTTCAGATGTTGTCATGAAACTGGCCTCTCCAGGAAGTGGTTTAAAAGAATTCTTAAGCCATGAAGATATGACTGATGAACTTATTGCCATTGCTCTTGAGGTCCTCGGTAAAGCATGCAGCAGCAAGTCTAACCGAGAGAATTTACAGCATCTTCTAATTGACGTGAAAGAATCTCGCTTTTTGAAGAGACTCCTCCCTATGTATGTCATGAGAATGAGCCGGCACAATGATTCAGTGAAAAGAGAGCAGAGCATTATGCAGGTTGACCAAATACTGGCTCTGCATCAGACATTAATTAGTGTCTTCCCTGCCAGCACTATCCTTGATGTGTCTCTTATTGTAgctcttttgcagactgaaatcACTTACCTGCAGTCAACTGGACTTACTATTCCCAAGGAAACAGAAAACAGCATAACAAGCCTTCAGAGAATCATTACCCATTTGCAAGAGAAGAAACGAGAGGGAACACTTCGATCAGACAACTACACATACATAACAGGAAATCTGGAAGAGCTAGATATTGAGGACTTCAGATACATGTCAATCTTTCCGACATATGAAGACATACACTTGACTGCGAAACCCTTCATGCGGCCGAATATTATCGGCCAAAGATTTGAAGACACAAAAACATACCTTGATACTCATTTCCGCCTTCTTAGGGAAGACTTCATTAGACCTCTGAGAGATGGGATCAGTCAGGTTCTGAAGTTTGATGGGAAGGATCTAAGAAAGGGAAGGTTTGATGACATTAGAATTTATTTGAATGCTTACATACTTTCCCCCATCTGCACACACAAAGGGATCCTCTACAGAGTTCAGTTTGGTATTGATAATTTGAAATCTGTGAACTGGGAAAGCTCAAAACGACTGTTGTATGGAGCTCTGGTATGCCTGTCCAGAGACAACTTTGAGACTATGATTTTTGCCACAGTGGCAAACCGGGATGTAAAGGATCTCCAGAACGGCATTACGACTCTAGATTTCACCGAAGAAAGCAGACTAAAATTATCAGAATTCCAGGAAAATGATTATTTTCTAATGGTTGAAACAACTGCCTTTTTTGAAGCCTACCGACATGTACTTGGAGGCCTGAAAGAAATGGCTTTGGGTGAACTTCCTATGCAGAAATATATTGTCAGCTGTGACACTAACATTTCAGCTCCACAGTACTTAATGAATCATCGTCATACTTACAGCCTTCAGTCACTGACGACAGAGGGCCCTGTCAGAATACAGGAGCTTGAGAAATCTGTCAGTACTGAGGAATCTGACAGTAGTGACACATCTGACACTGATGATATTCTTGCCAGACAGGATTTCAAAGAATTATTAGGCCTGCCTTGGAGAGAGAGGCATGATGTGCTTAATTTTGCTGATTGGCCCAGTAAGCAGTTGTTAAAGCTGGATGACTCCCAATTGCAGGCAGTGCAAATGGCCTTGACTAAAGAACTGGCTATTATTCAAGGCCCACCCGGTACAg GCAAAACATATATTGGTCTGAAAATTGTCAAGACTATCCTTTCTAACTCAAACACTTGGCGCTCAACGGGGGGTTGCCCCATCCTGGTTGTGTGCTACACAAACCATGCACTGGATCAGTTTTTGGAAG GCATTCACAAGTTTTTAAGGACAGGATTGGTCAGAGTAGGAGGACGATGTGCCAGTGAGGTCCTCCAGAAGTTTTCTCTGAACAATTTAAGaagaaataatatgtttaaacAGAATCTGCCTGGACATCTGCGAGCGATGTATTCAGTG ctttcagaaaaccgAAAAGATGTTGAAGAGAAAATCCAAAAGAAAGCAGCTCTTTTTGAAAGTGCTGCAAAAGGAGTTCTTCATGAGAATGTCCTGGAAGATATTATTATTTCACTTCATGGGACTAACCTAGGGGACATACAG gCTGTGGAAAATTCCCGCAGAAAGAAAGCCCCCTCGCTAATGTTAGAATGGCTAGGAATTTCACTCCTGAGCCATATGTCGAGGCAAATTGGTGAGGAAGACACCAATCAAA ggGGTAGTGAGACTGCTGATTGTGGTGATAAAGATTTAGCTCAAGTGGATCAAGAGGAGAAAAGCCATGATAGCAGGGAGTCTCCAGACACTGAAAATG AAGAACAGAATCTATATGAATCTGAAACTGAAGAAACAGAACAAG AGGGCAGAGCTGATGAAAACTTAAACAATCCGGAGATTGGAAAGTGGAAGTCATATGCAGATGATGTAGCTGAAGCAGCTGAATTACTGAAGCTTGCAGACACTGAGGAAGAAG AAGATGCTTCTGATATAGCAAGTGTGACTACAGAAGGCGATGATGCAGCTGATTTGCTCGCAGTCACTGAAGAGGCTGACCTTGTTCAGGCCGAGAGGATGATAGAAGATGATGATGTGCAAAAGCAGATCCAACAAGCTAAGAGGAGAATTGATCAAACAAAGAGGGTGGTTCTGGCTTATGTACCAGAAGAAGAGAAAGTGGAGGTGCAAAGCAAGACTGAACTTTACGATGAAGGGTGGGAG atAACAAAAGATATGAAGAAAAAACTGAATCGCATTGTCAAGGTGGAGCTTCTAAAAACTGACCACATGCCAGAGGAAGAAGCTGAACAGATCACCAACCTCTGGGCTCTGTCTTATACACAACGCTGGCATCTTTACAG GCTGTGGCTTTTGAAATATCGGAATGATATCAGACGGCAGATTCTGGAATATGAGAATGAGTATCAGAGAACAGTTAACAGGATCACTGAACTGCGAAACCAGGAGGATCAAACTGTCCTGAAAATGGCATATGTTATTGGAATGACAACAACAT GTGCTGCCAGATATAGGAAGGTCTTACAGGATATTCAGCCCAAGATTGTGGTGGTTGAGGAAGCAGCTGAAGTGCTGGAGGCTCACATAGTGACAACTCTGACTTCTGGATGCGAGCATCTTATCTTAATAGGAGACCACCAGCAG CTTCGTCCAAGTGCCACAGTGTATGAACTGGCAAAAAATTTCAACCTGGAGGTATCATTGTTTGAGAGGCTTATAAGGATGAATCTCCCGTACGTCCGCCTTGATTATCAG CATCGCATGCGTCCTGAAATTGCTCGACTGCTAACACCACACATCTATGACAAGCTGGAGAACCatgactctgtctgtctgtatgatAACATTAAG GGAGTTACTACAAATGTCTTCTTTGTGGAACACAAGCACCTTGAAGAAAGCATCCACGAAGGACGAAGCCACCAGAACCTACACGAGGCTAACTTTGTCAAATCACTCTGCCATTACTTTATCTGTCAGGGATATGAGCCCTCTCAGATAACGGTTCTTACCACGTACACAGGACAGCTCCATTGCTTAAAGAAAGTCATGCCCAAGAGTAAATTTGAAGGAGTTAAACTGTGTGTGGTTGATAGGTACCAAGGGGAGGAGAATGATATTATAATCCTTTCTTTAGTTAGGAGTAATCAAGAAGGGAAGGTGGGTTTTTTGCAGATTCCAAACCGAGTTTGTGTTGCTTTGTCCAGGGCAAAGAAAGGCTTGTTCTGTATTGGCAACATGGGTATGCTCTCAACTGTCCCGCTGTGGAGTAAAATTATGAATGTGTTACGCAGCAATGGGCAGATAGGAGAGGCTCTAATGGTTCGCTGTGAAAATCACCCCGAAACTGCTAACTTTGTTTCTGCAGCAGAAGACTTCCTCAAAGTGCCACATGGGGGATGCTTAGAGCGCTGTGAGTATCGGCTGAATTGTGGCCATGTCTGCACCAGGTTTTGCCATCCATATGACTTGGATCATAAGGATTTCATCTGCAGAAAGCCCTGTTCTAAAACACTGTGTGACGATGGGCACACATGTCCAAAGCAGTGCTCTGCCAAATGTGGCAAGTGTAAGGTGATTGTCACCAAAACGTTACCCAAGTGTGGTCATGAGCAGAAGATGCCCTGTTCAGAGCCTCTGGAAACTTTTTCGTGCCACATGCAGTGCAACAAACCCTTATCCTGCGGTCACTTGTGTGTTCGTGAATGTGGTGACACGTGTACCCGCAAATGCCCGCAGAATGTGACAGTTAACCTAGACTGCGGTCATCAAAGGAGCATTTTATGTTACGAAAAgcaagaagctgaaaaaaaaaatgagaagatactttgttttgtaaaatgtgaagGCAGGCTGCAGTGTGGACATGAGTGTTTTGGTAGCTGTAGTGAATGTTCTAATGGAATGTCACATGTTGCATGTCGTTCTAAATGCAAGGAAGTGCTAATTTGTTCCCACCAATGTCAAAATAAGTGTTCTGAGGAATGCGCTCCGTGTTTTCTTCCTTGTGACCACAAATGTTTCCATCGAAAGTGTGATCAAAAGTGCTGCATGCCCTGTCAACCCTGCACACAGCCATGTGGCTGGGGATGCAAGCATCATCAGTGCACAAAGCTATGCTTTGAACTTTGTGACAGAAAGCCTTGTGAACGGCCTTGCTTTCGAAAgcttaaatgtaaacatcaatgCATTGGTATGTGTGGGGAACCATGTCCAAAGAAGTGTCGCATATGTCATGCAGATGAAGTTCAAGAACAGTTTTTTGGGAAAGAGGCTGATCCAGAGGCCAGGTTTGTCCAACTTCAGGACTGCAATCATAGCTTTGAGGTGACTGGGTTTGACACGTGGATGATGCCTCCTGAAAACAATGGCCCGATCAAACTGAATGTGTGCCCCAAGTGCAACACTCCTATCCGGAGAAGTGTGCGCTATGGTTCTGTCATCAAGAGAACACTGATTGAAATGGAGCAGGTGAAAAAGAAGACAGTTGAGATGTGCTCAACACAACTTCTAATCTCAGTAACTGAACGAGaggaaatgaaaaaatattttccattagTTCTTGAAAAGCTTCTGTCAAAGTTGGATAAAGCTGATTTGACGATGCCCAAGCTGCTCCTCATTAAAGATCAGATTACCATTCTCTCAAAGCTggcagaaataaaaaagaatgttcaGCTGCTTTTGCCAGTCACCTTCCTCCGAGACAAAATCGACAAGGAAGTAGACATTTGCAGTTCAAACATAACAACGCCAATATACATTAATTTCCTCCTTGAAAAAGAAGTCATAAGGATTTCACTCTTAGCTGAGGCCTACGTCATGTCCTACATGCATAACAAACCTATACTATCCTCTGCAGTCATGTTGGCCCATATTAGGTGTTCACGATCACTTGATAAGCCAAAAGAACTTGAACACATAATTTGTCGTCTGGAACGTAGTGTGATGGCACTTAAAGACGAcgaggaaataaaaaatattcgGAAAACGCTTAACAGCCTCCAGGAGAGGCTCAAGTTGCACATGTTGTTTAAGATTTTGGAAGAGGAAAATCACAAACTGCTTGACGGTGCCATTTTTAGACAGGGCCAGTGGTACAAGTGCAGTCAGGGACATGTTTACTGGAACCAGGCAAGTGGAAGTGAACAAAAGGTCGGCCAGTGTCCAGATTGTTAa